A window from Gallus gallus isolate bGalGal1 chromosome 7, bGalGal1.mat.broiler.GRCg7b, whole genome shotgun sequence encodes these proteins:
- the SF3B1 gene encoding splicing factor 3B subunit 1 isoform X3, translating to MAKIAKTHEDIEAQIREIQGKKPALDEAQGVGLDSTGYYDQEIYGGSDSRFAGYVTSIAATELEDDDDDYPSTSLLGQKKPGYHAPVALLNDIPQSTEQYDPFAEHRPQKIADREDEYKKHRRMMIISPERLDPFADGFYSAA from the exons ATGGCGAAGATTGCCAAGACCCACGAAG ATATCGAAGCACAGATCCGAGAAATTCAAGGCAAAAAGCCTGCCCTCGATGAAGCACAAGGAGTAGGCCTCGACTCCACCGGATATTATGATCAAGAGATTTATGGCGGCAGCGACAGCAGGTTTGCTGGATACGTAACTTCCATTGCAGCAACTGAATTGGAAGAC GATGATGATGATTACCCATCTACAAGTTTGCTTGGCCAGAAGAAGCCAGGGTACCATGCTCCAGTGGCACTGCTTAATGACATACCGCAGTCAACTGAACAG taTGATCCTTTTGCAGAACACCGTCCTCAAAAGATTGCAGATCGGGAAGATGAGTACAAAAAGCACAGGCGGATGATGATAATTTCCCCTGAGCGTCTTGATCCTTTTGCAGATG GCTTCTATTCTGCTGCTTGA
- the SF3B1 gene encoding splicing factor 3B subunit 1 isoform X2: MNARTYMDVMREQHLTKEEREIRQQLAEKAKAGELKVVNGAASQPPSKRKRRWDQTADQTPGATPKKLSSWDQAETPGHTPSLRWDETPGRAKGSETPGATPGSKIWDPTPSHTPAGAATPGRDTPGHATPGHGGATSSARKNRWDETPKTERDTPGHGSGWAETPRTDRGGDSIGETPTPGASKRKSRWDETPASQMGGSTPVLTPGKTPIGTPAMNMATPTPGHIMSMTPEQLQAWRWEREIDERNRPLSDEELDAMFPEGYKVLPPPAGYVPIRTPARKLTATPTPLGGMTGFHMQTEDRTMKSVNDQPSGNLPFLKPDDIQYFDKLLVDVDESTLSPEEQKERKIMKLLLKIKNGTPPMRKAALRQITDKAREFGAGPLFNQILPLLMSPTLEDQERHLLVKVIDRILYKLDDLVRPYVHKILVVIEPLLIDEDYYARVEGREIISNLAKAAGLATMISTMRPDIDNMDEYVRNTTARAFAVVASALGIPSLLPFLKAVCKSKKSWQARHTGIKIVQQIAILMGCAILPHLRSLVEIIEHGLVDEQQKVRTISALAIAALAEAATPYGIESFDSVLKPLWKGIRQHRGKGLAAFLKAIGYLIPLMDAEYANYYTREVMLILIREFQSPDEEMKKIVLKVVKQCCGTDGVEANYIKTEILPPFFKHFWQHRMALDRRNYRQLVDTTVELANKVGAAEIISRIVDDLKDEAEQYRKMVMETIEKIMGNLGAADIDHKLEEQLIDGILYAFQEQTTEDSVMLNGFGTVVNALGKRVKPYLPQICGTVLWRLNNKSAKVRQQAADLISRTAVVMKTCQEEKLMGHLGVVLYEYLGEEYPEVLGSILGALKAIVNVIGMHKMTPPIKDLLPRLTPILKNRHEKVQENCIDLVGRIADRGAEYVSAREWMRICFELLELLKAHKKAIRRATVNTFGYIAKAIGPHDVLATLLNNLKVQERQNRVCTTVAIAIVAETCSPFTVLPALMNEYRVPELNVQNGVLKSLSFLFEYIGEMGKDYIYAVTPLLEDALMDRDLVHRQTASAVVQHMSLGVYGFGCEDSLNHLLNYVWPNVFETSPHVIQAVMGALEGLRVAIGPCRMLQYCLQGLFHPARKVRDVYWKIYNSIYIGSQDALIAHYPRIYNDEKNTYIRYELDYIL, from the exons ATGAATGCCAGAACATACATGGATGTTATGCGTGAACAGCATTTAACAAAAGAAGAG AGGGAGATTAGGCAACAGCTAGCTGAAAAAGCTAAAGCTGGAGAGCTTAAAGTCGTCAATGGAGCCGCATCTCAGCCACCATCAAAACGCAAGCGGCGTTGGGATCAAACAGCTGATCAGACTCCTGGTGCAACACCTAAAAAGTTATCCAGTTGGGATCAAGCAGAG ACTCCTGGACACACACCATCTCTGCGATGGGATGAAACTCCAGGCCGTGCAAAGGGTAGCGAAACTCCCGGTGCCACCCCTGGCTCAAAGATATGGGATCCCACTCCCAGTCACAcgccagcaggagctgcaacACCTGGACGGGACACACCTGGTCATGCAACACCAGGCCATGGAGGTGCCACTTCCAGCGCACGTAAAAATCGATGGGATGAAACTCCTAAAACAGAAAGAG atacTCCGGGACATGGCAGTGGATGGGCTGAGACTCCTCGTACGGATAGAGGTGGTGATTCCATTGGTGAGACACCAACCCCAGGAGCAAGTAAAAGAAAGTCCCGATGGGATGAAACACCTGCTAGCCAGATGGGTGGCAGCACTCCTGTTTTGACACCTGGCAAAACACCCATTGGTACACCAGCTATGAACATGGCAACTCCTACGCCAG GTCATATCATGAGCATGACTCCTGAACAGCTGCAGGCTTGGCGCTGGGAGAGGGAAATTGATGAGAGAAACAGACCACTTTCTGATGAAGAATTGGATGCTATGTTCCCAGAAGGATATAAG gTTCTTCCCCCACCAGCTGGTTATGTACCTATTCGTACTCCAGCACGTAAACTTACAGCAACTCCCACACCTTTGGGTGGTATGACTGGATTCCACATGCAGACAGAGGACCGGACTATGAAGAGTGTCAATGACCAGCCTTCTGGCAACCTTCCATTCCTGAAGCCAGATGATATCCAGTACTTCGATAAGCTGCTG GTTGATGTTGATGAATCAACTCTCAGTCctgaagagcagaaggagaggaagataatgaaattacttttgaaaataaagaatggCACACCTCCCATGAGAAAG gctgcATTGAGACAAATTACTGATAAAGCTCGGGAATTTGGAGCTGGGCCACTGTTTAATCAGATTCTACCATTGCTGATGTCACCAACACTGGAGGATCAGGAGCGCCACTTACTTGTCAAAGTCATAGACAGAATTCTGTACAAACTGGATGACCTGGTCCGACCATACGTACATAAG aTTCTTGTCGTCATTGAACCACTGCTGATTGATGAAGACTATTACGCCAGAGTGGAAGGcagagaaattatttccaaCTTGGCTAAG GCTGCTGGTTTGGCAACAATGATTTCTACGATGCGACCTGATATTGATAACATGGATGAATACGTCCGAAATACCACAGCTCGAGCCTTTGCTGTTGTTGCCTCTGCTTTGGGCATTCCTTCTCTGTTGCCATTCTTGAAAGCTGtctgtaaaagcaaaaaatccTGGCAAGCGAGGCATACTGGCATCAAGATTGTGCAGCAAATTGCTATTCTTATGGGTTGTGCTATCTTGCCTCATCTCAGGAGCTTGGTTGAAATTATTGAACATG GTCTTGTGGATGAGCAGCAGAAGGTTCGTACCATCAGTGCTTTGGCTATTGCTGCTTTAGCTGAGGCAGCTACTCCCTATGGTATTGAGTCATTCGATTCTGTTCTGAAGCCTTTATGGAAGGGTATACGTCAACACAGAGGAAAG GGTTTGGCTGCCTTTTTGAAGGCTATTGGTTATCTGATTCCACTCATGGATGCTGAGTATGCAAACTATTATACCAGAGAAGTCATGTTAATTCTTATCAGAGAGTTCCAGTCTCCTgatgaagagatgaaaaaaattgttctgaaG gTGGTAAAGCAGTGTTGTGGTACAGATGGTGTTGAAGCAAACtacattaaaacagaaatcttgCCACCATTTTTCAAACACTTCTGGCAGCACAGAATGGCATTGGACAGGAGAAATTACAGACAG CTGGTGGATACAACAGTGGAGCTGGCAAATAAAGTTGGAgcagcagaaattatttctagGATTGTGGATGATCTGAAAGATGAGGCtgaacagtacagaaaaatgGTCATGGAAACAATTGAGAAGATAATGGGAAATCTGGGTGCGGCAGACATTGATCATAAGCTAGAAGAACAACTAATTGATGGGATCTTGTATGCCTTTCAAGAACAGACCACAGAG gattctgtgatgctgaatGGCTTTGGCACAGTGGTTAATGCTCTTGGCAAAAGAGTGAAGCCCTACCTGCCGCAGATCTGTGGTACGGTTCTGTGGCGTTTGAACAACAAGTCAGCGAAGGTGCGGCAGCAGGCTGCTGACCTCATCTCTCGTACTGCGGTGGTCATGAAGACTTGTCAAGAG GAAAAACTGATGGGACATCTGGGTGTTGTGCTGTATGAGTACCTGGGTGAAGAATATCCAGAGGTACTGGGCAGCATCCTTGGAGCGCTTAAGGCTATTGTTAATGTCATAG GTATGCACAAGATGACTCCACCTATCAAAGATCTGCTGCCACGGCTTACACCTATTTTGAAGAACAGACATGAGAAAGTACAGGAGAATTGTATCGATCTGGTTGGGCGCATTGCAGACAG aggtGCAGAATATGTTTCTGCAAGAGAATGGATGAGGATCTGCTTTGAGCTGCTGGAGTTACTAAAAGCTCACAAGAAGGCTATTCGAAGAGCCACAGTAAATACTTTCGGATATATTGCAAAAGCTATTGG acctCACGATGTCTTGGCTACGTTGCTGAATAACTTGAAAGTTCAGGAAAGGCAGAACAGAGTCTGTACTACAGTAGCAATTGCTATTGTAGCTGAAACATGCTCACCTTTCACAGTGCTGCCTGCACTCATGAATGAATACAGAGTTCCAGAACTGAATGTCCAGAATGGTGTGttaaaatctctttctttcctgtttgaaTACATTGGAGAGATGGGAAAAGATTATATTTATGCCGTTACGCCATTGCTTGAAGACGCTTTAATGGACAG agatcTTGTACACAGACAAACAGCCAGTGCTGTGGTGCAACACATGTCTCTTGGTGTTTATGGGTTTGGCTGTGAAGATTCCCTTAATCATTTGTTAAACTACGTATGGCCTAATGTGTTTGAAACCTCTCCACACGTCATTCAGGCAGTCATGGGGGCTCTGGAGGGCCTCAGAGTTGCTATTGGCCCTTGCCGAATGTTGCAGTATTGTTTGCAG GGTTTGTTTCACCCTGCCCGGAAAGTCAGAGACGTTTATTGGAAGATCTATAATTCCATCTACATCGGCTCACAGGATGCTCTGATAGCACACTATCCAAGAATCTATAACGATGAAAAGAACACCTATATTCGTTATGAACTTGACTACATCTTATAA
- the SF3B1 gene encoding splicing factor 3B subunit 1 isoform X1 — translation MAKIAKTHEDIEAQIREIQGKKPALDEAQGVGLDSTGYYDQEIYGGSDSRFAGYVTSIAATELEDDDDDYPSTSLLGQKKPGYHAPVALLNDIPQSTEQYDPFAEHRPQKIADREDEYKKHRRMMIISPERLDPFADGGKTPDPKMNARTYMDVMREQHLTKEEREIRQQLAEKAKAGELKVVNGAASQPPSKRKRRWDQTADQTPGATPKKLSSWDQAETPGHTPSLRWDETPGRAKGSETPGATPGSKIWDPTPSHTPAGAATPGRDTPGHATPGHGGATSSARKNRWDETPKTERDTPGHGSGWAETPRTDRGGDSIGETPTPGASKRKSRWDETPASQMGGSTPVLTPGKTPIGTPAMNMATPTPGHIMSMTPEQLQAWRWEREIDERNRPLSDEELDAMFPEGYKVLPPPAGYVPIRTPARKLTATPTPLGGMTGFHMQTEDRTMKSVNDQPSGNLPFLKPDDIQYFDKLLVDVDESTLSPEEQKERKIMKLLLKIKNGTPPMRKAALRQITDKAREFGAGPLFNQILPLLMSPTLEDQERHLLVKVIDRILYKLDDLVRPYVHKILVVIEPLLIDEDYYARVEGREIISNLAKAAGLATMISTMRPDIDNMDEYVRNTTARAFAVVASALGIPSLLPFLKAVCKSKKSWQARHTGIKIVQQIAILMGCAILPHLRSLVEIIEHGLVDEQQKVRTISALAIAALAEAATPYGIESFDSVLKPLWKGIRQHRGKGLAAFLKAIGYLIPLMDAEYANYYTREVMLILIREFQSPDEEMKKIVLKVVKQCCGTDGVEANYIKTEILPPFFKHFWQHRMALDRRNYRQLVDTTVELANKVGAAEIISRIVDDLKDEAEQYRKMVMETIEKIMGNLGAADIDHKLEEQLIDGILYAFQEQTTEDSVMLNGFGTVVNALGKRVKPYLPQICGTVLWRLNNKSAKVRQQAADLISRTAVVMKTCQEEKLMGHLGVVLYEYLGEEYPEVLGSILGALKAIVNVIGMHKMTPPIKDLLPRLTPILKNRHEKVQENCIDLVGRIADRGAEYVSAREWMRICFELLELLKAHKKAIRRATVNTFGYIAKAIGPHDVLATLLNNLKVQERQNRVCTTVAIAIVAETCSPFTVLPALMNEYRVPELNVQNGVLKSLSFLFEYIGEMGKDYIYAVTPLLEDALMDRDLVHRQTASAVVQHMSLGVYGFGCEDSLNHLLNYVWPNVFETSPHVIQAVMGALEGLRVAIGPCRMLQYCLQGLFHPARKVRDVYWKIYNSIYIGSQDALIAHYPRIYNDEKNTYIRYELDYIL, via the exons ATGGCGAAGATTGCCAAGACCCACGAAG ATATCGAAGCACAGATCCGAGAAATTCAAGGCAAAAAGCCTGCCCTCGATGAAGCACAAGGAGTAGGCCTCGACTCCACCGGATATTATGATCAAGAGATTTATGGCGGCAGCGACAGCAGGTTTGCTGGATACGTAACTTCCATTGCAGCAACTGAATTGGAAGAC GATGATGATGATTACCCATCTACAAGTTTGCTTGGCCAGAAGAAGCCAGGGTACCATGCTCCAGTGGCACTGCTTAATGACATACCGCAGTCAACTGAACAG taTGATCCTTTTGCAGAACACCGTCCTCAAAAGATTGCAGATCGGGAAGATGAGTACAAAAAGCACAGGCGGATGATGATAATTTCCCCTGAGCGTCTTGATCCTTTTGCAGATG GAGGGAAGACACCAGACCCTAAAATGAATGCCAGAACATACATGGATGTTATGCGTGAACAGCATTTAACAAAAGAAGAG AGGGAGATTAGGCAACAGCTAGCTGAAAAAGCTAAAGCTGGAGAGCTTAAAGTCGTCAATGGAGCCGCATCTCAGCCACCATCAAAACGCAAGCGGCGTTGGGATCAAACAGCTGATCAGACTCCTGGTGCAACACCTAAAAAGTTATCCAGTTGGGATCAAGCAGAG ACTCCTGGACACACACCATCTCTGCGATGGGATGAAACTCCAGGCCGTGCAAAGGGTAGCGAAACTCCCGGTGCCACCCCTGGCTCAAAGATATGGGATCCCACTCCCAGTCACAcgccagcaggagctgcaacACCTGGACGGGACACACCTGGTCATGCAACACCAGGCCATGGAGGTGCCACTTCCAGCGCACGTAAAAATCGATGGGATGAAACTCCTAAAACAGAAAGAG atacTCCGGGACATGGCAGTGGATGGGCTGAGACTCCTCGTACGGATAGAGGTGGTGATTCCATTGGTGAGACACCAACCCCAGGAGCAAGTAAAAGAAAGTCCCGATGGGATGAAACACCTGCTAGCCAGATGGGTGGCAGCACTCCTGTTTTGACACCTGGCAAAACACCCATTGGTACACCAGCTATGAACATGGCAACTCCTACGCCAG GTCATATCATGAGCATGACTCCTGAACAGCTGCAGGCTTGGCGCTGGGAGAGGGAAATTGATGAGAGAAACAGACCACTTTCTGATGAAGAATTGGATGCTATGTTCCCAGAAGGATATAAG gTTCTTCCCCCACCAGCTGGTTATGTACCTATTCGTACTCCAGCACGTAAACTTACAGCAACTCCCACACCTTTGGGTGGTATGACTGGATTCCACATGCAGACAGAGGACCGGACTATGAAGAGTGTCAATGACCAGCCTTCTGGCAACCTTCCATTCCTGAAGCCAGATGATATCCAGTACTTCGATAAGCTGCTG GTTGATGTTGATGAATCAACTCTCAGTCctgaagagcagaaggagaggaagataatgaaattacttttgaaaataaagaatggCACACCTCCCATGAGAAAG gctgcATTGAGACAAATTACTGATAAAGCTCGGGAATTTGGAGCTGGGCCACTGTTTAATCAGATTCTACCATTGCTGATGTCACCAACACTGGAGGATCAGGAGCGCCACTTACTTGTCAAAGTCATAGACAGAATTCTGTACAAACTGGATGACCTGGTCCGACCATACGTACATAAG aTTCTTGTCGTCATTGAACCACTGCTGATTGATGAAGACTATTACGCCAGAGTGGAAGGcagagaaattatttccaaCTTGGCTAAG GCTGCTGGTTTGGCAACAATGATTTCTACGATGCGACCTGATATTGATAACATGGATGAATACGTCCGAAATACCACAGCTCGAGCCTTTGCTGTTGTTGCCTCTGCTTTGGGCATTCCTTCTCTGTTGCCATTCTTGAAAGCTGtctgtaaaagcaaaaaatccTGGCAAGCGAGGCATACTGGCATCAAGATTGTGCAGCAAATTGCTATTCTTATGGGTTGTGCTATCTTGCCTCATCTCAGGAGCTTGGTTGAAATTATTGAACATG GTCTTGTGGATGAGCAGCAGAAGGTTCGTACCATCAGTGCTTTGGCTATTGCTGCTTTAGCTGAGGCAGCTACTCCCTATGGTATTGAGTCATTCGATTCTGTTCTGAAGCCTTTATGGAAGGGTATACGTCAACACAGAGGAAAG GGTTTGGCTGCCTTTTTGAAGGCTATTGGTTATCTGATTCCACTCATGGATGCTGAGTATGCAAACTATTATACCAGAGAAGTCATGTTAATTCTTATCAGAGAGTTCCAGTCTCCTgatgaagagatgaaaaaaattgttctgaaG gTGGTAAAGCAGTGTTGTGGTACAGATGGTGTTGAAGCAAACtacattaaaacagaaatcttgCCACCATTTTTCAAACACTTCTGGCAGCACAGAATGGCATTGGACAGGAGAAATTACAGACAG CTGGTGGATACAACAGTGGAGCTGGCAAATAAAGTTGGAgcagcagaaattatttctagGATTGTGGATGATCTGAAAGATGAGGCtgaacagtacagaaaaatgGTCATGGAAACAATTGAGAAGATAATGGGAAATCTGGGTGCGGCAGACATTGATCATAAGCTAGAAGAACAACTAATTGATGGGATCTTGTATGCCTTTCAAGAACAGACCACAGAG gattctgtgatgctgaatGGCTTTGGCACAGTGGTTAATGCTCTTGGCAAAAGAGTGAAGCCCTACCTGCCGCAGATCTGTGGTACGGTTCTGTGGCGTTTGAACAACAAGTCAGCGAAGGTGCGGCAGCAGGCTGCTGACCTCATCTCTCGTACTGCGGTGGTCATGAAGACTTGTCAAGAG GAAAAACTGATGGGACATCTGGGTGTTGTGCTGTATGAGTACCTGGGTGAAGAATATCCAGAGGTACTGGGCAGCATCCTTGGAGCGCTTAAGGCTATTGTTAATGTCATAG GTATGCACAAGATGACTCCACCTATCAAAGATCTGCTGCCACGGCTTACACCTATTTTGAAGAACAGACATGAGAAAGTACAGGAGAATTGTATCGATCTGGTTGGGCGCATTGCAGACAG aggtGCAGAATATGTTTCTGCAAGAGAATGGATGAGGATCTGCTTTGAGCTGCTGGAGTTACTAAAAGCTCACAAGAAGGCTATTCGAAGAGCCACAGTAAATACTTTCGGATATATTGCAAAAGCTATTGG acctCACGATGTCTTGGCTACGTTGCTGAATAACTTGAAAGTTCAGGAAAGGCAGAACAGAGTCTGTACTACAGTAGCAATTGCTATTGTAGCTGAAACATGCTCACCTTTCACAGTGCTGCCTGCACTCATGAATGAATACAGAGTTCCAGAACTGAATGTCCAGAATGGTGTGttaaaatctctttctttcctgtttgaaTACATTGGAGAGATGGGAAAAGATTATATTTATGCCGTTACGCCATTGCTTGAAGACGCTTTAATGGACAG agatcTTGTACACAGACAAACAGCCAGTGCTGTGGTGCAACACATGTCTCTTGGTGTTTATGGGTTTGGCTGTGAAGATTCCCTTAATCATTTGTTAAACTACGTATGGCCTAATGTGTTTGAAACCTCTCCACACGTCATTCAGGCAGTCATGGGGGCTCTGGAGGGCCTCAGAGTTGCTATTGGCCCTTGCCGAATGTTGCAGTATTGTTTGCAG GGTTTGTTTCACCCTGCCCGGAAAGTCAGAGACGTTTATTGGAAGATCTATAATTCCATCTACATCGGCTCACAGGATGCTCTGATAGCACACTATCCAAGAATCTATAACGATGAAAAGAACACCTATATTCGTTATGAACTTGACTACATCTTATAA